Proteins from one Aureimonas sp. SA4125 genomic window:
- a CDS encoding magnesium chelatase subunit H: MPKLVSVADISSFRSSLPPAVPLTVVPLTVVIVTMDTHLASATERAARLLEREMPGISIVLHAATEWSGDAERLARCREDIARADILVSAMLFLESHFTDILPDLKARAETCDAMVSMLSDGAVMKLTRLGRFRMDSPQGGALGFLKRLRGSGKDRKASVGAQQMKMLKRIPQILRFVPGTAQDVRAYFLTLQYWLAGSDENIANMIRALVDRYADGDRRSLRGALRPAAPVAYPEVGVYHPDMPQRIAERAAKLPSTGQRGTVGVLGLRSYMLAGNADHYDGVIRALEARGLTVVPAFASGLDSRPAIEAFFMRDGRATVDALVSLTGFSLVGGPAYNDSRAAEDMLARLGVPYVAGHPAELQTLEQWGASDRGLLPVESTIMVAIPELDGATGPIVFGGRSDHAGKPCTGCHRGCTFSPGEDSRDMHSCPERADMLAARVDKLVQLRRTARAERKIAVVLFNFPPNAGNTGTAAFLSVFASLHATLTAMKREGYSVDLPPTVDALRRQLIDGNRERFGAHANVHTRIPADTHVRRERWLKEIEAQWGPAPGRQQSDGSSIFVLGAQFGNVFVGIQPAFGYEGDPMRLLFEKGFAPTHAFAAFYRYIREDFGAAAVLHFGTHGSLEFMPGKQSGLSARDWPDRLIGDLPNLYLYAANNPSEGAIAKRRSAATLISYLTPPIAHAGLYRGLLDLKASIERWRSLAPDADLERASLATLIQAQAAAVDLADATPEWHDDVAVRVQGLAERILELEYTLIPHGLHVVGHAPDAAERADMLQAIAEAGHGLRLARTVAEALVAGAPPAEALMQACLPGSDALLETLAELAATDRLLAVDTEVDAIIAALDGRFIRPAPGGDVLRNPAILPTGRNLHGFDPFRIPSAFAVADGARQAERLIARHRADAGSFPETVAIVLWGTDNLKSEGGPIAQALALMGARPRFDSYGRLAGTTLVPLDELGRPRIDVIATLSGIFRDLLPLQIKLLAEAAFMAASADEPEDQNFIRKHALAHQAATGCDLETAALRVFGNAEGAYGSNVNHLIENSGWDDEDELAETYTRRKSFAYGRAGMPAQQGALLQNILAGVDLAYQNLDSVELGVTSIDHYFDTLGGISRAVTRARGRAAPVYIGDQTRGEGVVRSLSEQVAIETRTRVLNPKWYEGMLSHGYEGVRQIEEHVRNTVGWSATTGEVEPWVYRQVTETFLLDPEMRERLASLNPTASAKMANRLIEAHERHYWTPDPAMLAALRAASDELEDRVEGITVEAAA; encoded by the coding sequence ATGCCAAAGCTCGTTTCAGTCGCTGACATCAGCTCCTTTCGGAGCAGTCTCCCGCCCGCGGTGCCGCTCACCGTGGTACCGCTCACCGTGGTGATCGTAACCATGGACACGCATCTGGCGAGCGCCACAGAGCGCGCCGCGCGGCTGCTCGAGCGCGAGATGCCGGGCATCTCGATCGTGCTCCACGCGGCGACCGAATGGTCCGGCGACGCCGAGCGTCTCGCCCGCTGCCGCGAGGACATCGCCCGCGCCGACATTCTCGTCTCGGCCATGCTGTTCCTCGAAAGCCATTTCACCGACATCCTGCCCGACCTGAAGGCCCGCGCCGAAACCTGCGATGCGATGGTCAGCATGCTGTCGGATGGCGCCGTCATGAAGCTCACCCGCCTCGGCCGCTTCCGAATGGACAGCCCGCAAGGCGGCGCTCTCGGCTTCCTGAAGCGCCTGCGCGGCAGCGGCAAGGACCGCAAGGCCAGCGTCGGCGCGCAGCAGATGAAGATGCTGAAGCGGATCCCGCAGATCCTTCGCTTCGTCCCCGGCACGGCGCAGGACGTGCGCGCCTACTTCCTGACGCTGCAGTACTGGCTGGCGGGATCGGACGAGAACATCGCCAACATGATCCGCGCCCTCGTCGACCGCTATGCCGATGGCGACAGGCGGTCGCTGCGCGGCGCGCTGAGGCCGGCGGCCCCGGTCGCCTATCCCGAGGTCGGCGTCTACCACCCCGACATGCCCCAGCGCATCGCCGAGCGGGCCGCAAAACTGCCGTCCACGGGACAGCGCGGCACCGTCGGGGTCCTCGGCCTTCGCTCCTACATGCTGGCCGGCAATGCCGATCACTATGACGGCGTCATCCGGGCGCTCGAGGCCCGTGGTCTCACCGTCGTCCCGGCCTTCGCCAGCGGATTAGACTCCCGCCCGGCGATCGAGGCCTTCTTCATGCGCGACGGCCGCGCGACGGTCGATGCGTTGGTCTCGCTCACCGGCTTCTCGCTCGTCGGCGGCCCCGCCTACAACGATTCGCGCGCCGCCGAGGACATGCTGGCGCGGCTGGGTGTCCCCTATGTCGCCGGCCATCCCGCCGAATTGCAGACGCTGGAGCAGTGGGGCGCTTCCGATCGCGGCCTCCTGCCGGTGGAATCGACGATCATGGTCGCGATCCCCGAGCTCGACGGAGCCACCGGCCCGATCGTCTTCGGCGGTCGGTCCGATCATGCCGGAAAACCCTGCACCGGCTGCCATCGCGGCTGCACCTTCTCGCCCGGCGAGGACAGCCGCGACATGCATTCCTGCCCCGAGCGGGCGGACATGCTGGCGGCGCGCGTCGATAAGCTGGTGCAGTTGCGGCGCACGGCGCGGGCGGAGCGCAAGATCGCCGTCGTCCTCTTCAACTTCCCGCCGAATGCCGGCAACACCGGCACGGCGGCCTTCCTCTCCGTCTTCGCCTCGCTCCACGCGACGCTGACGGCCATGAAACGCGAGGGCTACAGCGTCGACCTGCCGCCGACCGTCGACGCGCTGCGCCGCCAGCTCATCGACGGCAACCGCGAACGGTTTGGCGCCCATGCCAACGTCCATACCCGGATCCCCGCCGACACGCATGTGCGGCGCGAGCGCTGGCTGAAGGAGATCGAGGCGCAATGGGGTCCGGCGCCGGGCCGCCAGCAGAGCGACGGATCGTCGATCTTCGTCCTCGGCGCCCAGTTCGGGAACGTCTTCGTCGGCATCCAGCCCGCCTTCGGCTACGAGGGCGATCCGATGCGGCTCCTGTTCGAGAAGGGCTTTGCCCCGACCCATGCCTTCGCCGCTTTCTACCGCTACATCCGCGAGGATTTCGGCGCCGCCGCCGTTCTGCATTTCGGCACGCACGGCTCGCTCGAATTCATGCCGGGCAAGCAGTCGGGCCTCTCGGCGCGCGACTGGCCGGACCGGCTCATCGGCGACCTGCCGAACCTTTATCTCTACGCCGCCAACAATCCGTCGGAAGGCGCCATCGCCAAACGCCGATCGGCCGCCACGCTGATCAGCTATCTGACGCCGCCGATCGCCCATGCCGGCCTCTACCGCGGTCTCCTCGATCTCAAGGCCTCGATCGAGCGCTGGCGGTCCCTGGCGCCGGATGCCGACCTGGAGCGCGCGAGCCTTGCGACGCTGATCCAGGCGCAGGCCGCCGCAGTCGATCTCGCCGATGCGACGCCCGAATGGCACGACGACGTTGCGGTGCGTGTGCAGGGCCTAGCGGAGCGGATCCTCGAACTCGAATACACGCTGATCCCGCACGGTCTTCACGTCGTCGGCCACGCCCCCGATGCAGCCGAGCGGGCCGACATGCTGCAGGCGATCGCCGAAGCCGGCCACGGCCTTCGGCTCGCCCGGACGGTGGCCGAAGCGCTCGTCGCGGGAGCCCCGCCGGCCGAGGCGCTCATGCAGGCCTGCCTTCCCGGCAGCGACGCGCTGCTTGAAACGCTGGCAGAGCTCGCCGCTACCGACAGGCTGCTGGCCGTGGACACCGAGGTGGACGCCATCATCGCCGCGCTCGACGGCCGCTTCATCCGCCCGGCACCCGGCGGCGACGTCCTGCGCAATCCGGCGATCCTGCCGACCGGGCGCAACCTGCACGGCTTTGATCCCTTCCGCATTCCGAGCGCCTTTGCCGTCGCCGACGGTGCCCGCCAGGCCGAGCGGCTCATCGCCCGTCACCGTGCCGATGCCGGCAGCTTTCCCGAGACGGTCGCCATCGTCCTCTGGGGCACCGACAATCTGAAAAGCGAGGGCGGTCCGATCGCCCAGGCGCTGGCGCTGATGGGCGCGCGGCCACGCTTCGACAGCTATGGCCGCCTCGCCGGCACGACCCTCGTCCCCCTCGACGAACTCGGTCGGCCGCGCATCGACGTCATCGCGACCCTGTCGGGCATCTTTCGCGACCTCCTGCCGCTGCAGATCAAGCTCCTGGCGGAAGCGGCCTTCATGGCAGCAAGCGCCGACGAGCCGGAAGACCAGAACTTCATCCGCAAGCACGCACTCGCCCACCAGGCGGCGACGGGATGCGATCTCGAGACCGCGGCGCTGCGCGTCTTCGGCAATGCCGAGGGCGCCTATGGCTCGAACGTCAACCACCTGATCGAAAACAGTGGCTGGGACGACGAGGACGAACTCGCCGAGACCTATACGCGCCGCAAGAGCTTCGCCTACGGCCGCGCCGGCATGCCGGCCCAGCAGGGCGCCCTCCTGCAGAACATCCTCGCCGGTGTCGACCTCGCCTACCAGAACCTCGACTCGGTCGAGCTCGGGGTCACCAGCATCGACCACTATTTCGACACGCTGGGCGGCATCAGCCGCGCCGTCACCCGCGCCCGCGGCCGCGCCGCGCCGGTCTATATCGGCGACCAGACCCGCGGCGAGGGCGTGGTGCGCTCGTTGTCGGAGCAGGTGGCGATCGAGACGCGCACCCGCGTCCTCAACCCGAAATGGTACGAAGGCATGCTGAGCCACGGCTATGAGGGCGTGCGCCAGATCGAGGAGCATGTGCGCAACACCGTGGGCTGGTCGGCGACGACAGGCGAGGTTGAGCCCTGGGTCTACCGGCAGGTGACCGAGACCTTCCTCCTCGATCCGGAGATGCGCGAGCGCCTGGCGTCGCTGAACCCGACCGCGTCCGCGAAGATGGCGAACCGTCTGATCGAGGCGCACGAGCGCCACTACTGGACCCCCGATCCGGCCATGCTCGCCGCCCTGCGCGCGGCCAGCGACGAACTCGAAGACCGTGTCGAAGGCATCACCGTGGAGGCAGCCGCATGA
- the bchL gene encoding ferredoxin:protochlorophyllide reductase (ATP-dependent) iron-sulfur ATP-binding protein, whose product MNVFTHPRVARDAQAAEAAEAARLDGDGSVQVMLDPGVEIGTAKVFAIYGKGGIGKSTTSSNLSVAFSKLGKRVLQIGCDPKHDSTFTLTKSLIPTVIDILEGVDFHTEELRAEDFVFEGYNGVRCVEAGGPPAGTGCGGYVVGQTVKLLKEHHLLEDTDVVIFDVLGDVVCGGFASPLQHAERALVVAANDFDSIFAMNRIVAAIKAKSKNYNVRLAGVIANRSRETDQIDRYNDAIGLKRLAHFGDVDAVRRSRLKKSVLFEMEESPEVLAVCAEYMQLAERLWAGTEPLDATPMKDREIFDFLGFD is encoded by the coding sequence ATGAACGTGTTCACCCATCCAAGGGTCGCTCGCGACGCGCAAGCCGCGGAAGCCGCGGAAGCCGCAAGGCTCGACGGCGACGGCAGCGTCCAGGTCATGCTGGATCCGGGGGTCGAGATCGGCACGGCGAAGGTCTTCGCCATCTACGGCAAGGGCGGCATCGGCAAGTCGACGACCTCGTCCAACCTCTCGGTCGCCTTTTCCAAGCTCGGCAAGCGCGTCCTTCAGATCGGCTGCGACCCGAAGCACGATTCGACCTTCACCCTCACCAAGTCGCTGATCCCGACGGTGATCGACATCCTCGAAGGCGTCGATTTCCACACCGAGGAGCTGAGGGCCGAGGACTTCGTCTTCGAGGGCTACAACGGCGTGCGCTGCGTCGAAGCTGGTGGCCCGCCGGCCGGTACCGGCTGCGGCGGCTACGTCGTCGGCCAGACGGTCAAGCTCCTGAAGGAGCATCATCTGCTGGAGGATACCGACGTCGTCATCTTCGACGTCCTCGGCGACGTCGTCTGCGGCGGCTTCGCCTCGCCGCTGCAGCACGCCGAGCGGGCGCTGGTCGTGGCCGCCAACGACTTCGACTCGATCTTCGCGATGAACCGCATCGTCGCGGCGATTAAGGCGAAGTCGAAGAACTACAATGTCCGCCTTGCCGGCGTCATCGCCAACCGCTCGCGCGAAACCGACCAGATCGACCGCTACAACGACGCCATCGGCCTGAAGCGGCTCGCCCATTTCGGCGACGTCGATGCCGTCCGCCGCTCGCGGCTGAAGAAGTCGGTGCTGTTCGAGATGGAGGAGTCGCCCGAGGTTCTGGCCGTCTGCGCCGAATACATGCAGCTCGCCGAAAGGCTCTGGGCCGGCACCGAGCCGCTCGACGCCACGCCGATGAAGGATCGCGAGATCTTCGATTTCCTGGGATTCGACTGA
- the bchM gene encoding magnesium protoporphyrin IX methyltransferase: MDVTTYQRRRGEIRTYFDETAVDAWKRFASEAPLGRIRASVRAGRALMRAEMLACLPDDLQGWRILDAGCGTGALAVELARRGADVLGIDIAPEIIRFAAETVPSDLGAGRITFRAGDMLDVGDGRFDAVTAMDSLIHYSAADAAAALATLAGRTQRSIVFTHAPQTPALSLMHAMGQLFPRANRSPQIVPTTQKNLLRHFAQAPTAAGWTAGRTARVAHGFYTSQCLELSRS; encoded by the coding sequence ATGGACGTGACCACTTACCAGCGCCGGCGCGGCGAGATCCGCACCTATTTCGACGAGACCGCCGTCGACGCCTGGAAGCGTTTTGCCAGCGAGGCGCCGCTCGGCCGCATCCGCGCCAGCGTGCGCGCCGGCCGCGCCCTGATGCGGGCCGAGATGCTGGCCTGCCTCCCCGATGATCTCCAGGGCTGGCGCATTCTCGATGCCGGCTGCGGCACAGGGGCACTGGCGGTGGAACTCGCCCGGCGCGGCGCCGACGTCCTCGGCATCGACATCGCCCCGGAAATCATCCGCTTCGCCGCCGAGACCGTGCCGAGCGATCTCGGGGCCGGACGCATCACCTTCCGCGCCGGCGACATGCTGGACGTCGGCGACGGACGCTTCGACGCGGTGACGGCGATGGATTCGCTGATCCACTACAGCGCCGCCGACGCCGCCGCGGCCCTCGCCACCCTCGCCGGACGCACGCAGAGAAGCATCGTCTTCACCCATGCGCCGCAGACCCCGGCCCTCAGCCTGATGCACGCCATGGGCCAGCTCTTCCCGCGCGCCAACCGCTCGCCGCAGATCGTCCCGACGACGCAGAAAAATCTCCTGCGCCACTTCGCGCAGGCCCCGACGGCGGCCGGCTGGACGGCCGGGCGCACGGCGCGGGTCGCGCATGGCTTCTACACCTCGCAGTGCCTGGAGTTATCCCGGTCATGA
- a CDS encoding BCD family MFS transporter, with the protein MRIAGDRLAKAWIKVGTRFLPFADAASEGLPLSRLIRLSLFQVSIGMAMVLLTGTLNRVMIVELSVPASVVAFMVALPIIFAPARALIGHRSDHHRSFLGWRRVPYIWMGTLLQFGGFAIMPFALLVLTGQGAVNAPYAGEVGAALAFLLVGAGMHTAQTAGLALACDLAPEETRPRVVALLYFMLLVGMLISSLAFSAVLTDFTHLKLIQVVQGAAVITMVLNLVALWKQEGRSPRRTDPLRERPAFRRDLAAFAACPRTRRTLLAVALGTAAFSMQDVLLEPYGGQILNLGVGATTQLTALLAGGTMLGLALAARALTRGIDPAKLAAFGVLAGLPAFAFVIFAGPLESVPLFQMGAALIGFGGGLFSVGMLTAAMELADASDSGLALGAWGAVQATAMGLAVATGGAVRDLVIALSASSSGSGPTLGQQEFAYGLVYAIEIALLMAALAAIGPLARYIRAPSKGRSFGLASLPG; encoded by the coding sequence ATGAGGATTGCGGGCGACAGACTGGCGAAAGCCTGGATCAAGGTCGGGACGCGCTTCCTGCCCTTCGCCGACGCGGCGAGCGAGGGCCTGCCGCTGTCGCGCCTGATCCGTCTGTCGCTGTTCCAGGTCTCGATCGGCATGGCGATGGTGCTTCTCACCGGCACGCTGAACCGGGTGATGATCGTCGAACTCAGCGTCCCCGCCTCTGTCGTCGCCTTCATGGTGGCCCTGCCGATCATCTTCGCGCCCGCCCGCGCGCTGATCGGGCACCGCTCCGACCATCACCGTTCCTTCCTCGGCTGGCGCCGGGTCCCCTACATCTGGATGGGGACGCTGCTGCAGTTCGGCGGCTTCGCCATCATGCCTTTCGCGCTCCTGGTCCTGACCGGACAGGGCGCGGTGAACGCGCCCTATGCCGGTGAGGTCGGCGCCGCCCTCGCCTTCCTCCTCGTCGGCGCCGGCATGCACACCGCGCAGACGGCGGGTCTCGCGCTCGCCTGCGATCTGGCCCCCGAGGAGACCCGGCCACGCGTCGTGGCCCTACTCTACTTCATGCTGCTCGTCGGCATGCTTATCAGTTCCCTCGCCTTCTCCGCGGTACTCACCGACTTCACCCACCTGAAGCTCATCCAGGTCGTGCAGGGCGCGGCCGTGATCACCATGGTCCTGAACCTCGTGGCCCTGTGGAAGCAGGAAGGGCGCAGCCCGCGCCGCACCGATCCCCTGCGCGAGCGCCCGGCCTTCCGGCGCGATCTTGCCGCCTTTGCCGCCTGCCCCCGCACGCGCCGCACGCTCCTTGCGGTTGCCCTCGGCACGGCCGCCTTCTCGATGCAGGACGTCCTTCTCGAGCCCTATGGCGGCCAGATCCTCAATCTCGGCGTCGGGGCGACCACGCAGCTGACGGCGCTTCTGGCGGGCGGCACGATGCTCGGTCTGGCGCTGGCCGCGCGGGCCCTGACGCGCGGGATCGATCCGGCAAAGCTTGCCGCGTTCGGTGTCCTCGCCGGCCTGCCCGCCTTCGCCTTCGTGATCTTCGCCGGGCCGCTCGAAAGCGTGCCGCTGTTCCAGATGGGCGCGGCGCTGATCGGCTTCGGCGGCGGGCTGTTCTCCGTCGGCATGCTGACCGCGGCGATGGAACTGGCCGACGCCAGCGACAGCGGCCTGGCCCTCGGCGCCTGGGGCGCGGTGCAGGCGACGGCGATGGGCCTTGCGGTCGCCACCGGCGGGGCCGTGCGCGATCTCGTCATCGCGCTGTCCGCCAGCAGCAGCGGCAGCGGACCGACGCTCGGCCAGCAGGAATTTGCCTACGGGCTCGTCTACGCGATCGAAATCGCCCTGCTCATGGCCGCGCTCGCGGCGATCGGGCCGCTCGCCCGCTACATCCGCGCCCCCAGCAAGGGGCGCAGTTTCGGCCTCGCCAGCCTTCCCGGCTAG
- the puhA gene encoding photosynthetic reaction center subunit H translates to MESNYLTSYLDVAQVTLYAFWAFFFGLIFWLRKEDRREGYPLETDPGGRFRTNHYLLMPKPKIFRLRDGSTRQAPDDKRDTRPIAARRLGKWPGAPMTPTGDPLVDGVGPAAWAERADRPDMTWDGRPRIVPSHAEPHYSVAGGDPDPRGFPVIGADGRLAGTVSEIWVDRAEHLVRYLQIDTGPGVGALLMPMTLAKIGNGRVKVKSLLAAQFLKAPRTKNPDSVTLLEEDKASAYFTGGHLYATAGRTEAQL, encoded by the coding sequence ATGGAAAGCAACTATCTGACCAGCTATCTCGACGTCGCGCAGGTCACGCTTTATGCCTTCTGGGCCTTCTTCTTCGGCCTGATCTTCTGGCTGCGCAAGGAGGATCGCCGCGAAGGCTATCCGCTGGAGACCGATCCCGGCGGCCGGTTCAGGACGAACCACTACCTCCTGATGCCGAAGCCAAAAATCTTCAGGCTGCGCGACGGTTCAACGCGTCAGGCGCCCGATGACAAGCGCGACACGCGTCCGATCGCCGCCCGTCGCCTCGGCAAATGGCCGGGCGCGCCGATGACGCCGACCGGTGATCCGCTGGTCGATGGCGTCGGACCGGCGGCCTGGGCCGAGCGCGCCGACCGACCCGACATGACCTGGGACGGTCGTCCTCGGATCGTGCCCTCCCACGCCGAGCCTCACTACAGTGTCGCCGGCGGAGATCCCGACCCGCGGGGCTTTCCCGTCATCGGCGCGGATGGCCGGCTGGCCGGCACCGTGTCGGAGATCTGGGTCGACAGGGCCGAGCATCTTGTGCGCTATCTCCAGATCGACACCGGCCCCGGCGTCGGGGCTCTCCTCATGCCGATGACGCTTGCCAAGATCGGCAATGGCCGGGTCAAGGTGAAGTCGCTCCTCGCCGCACAGTTCTTGAAGGCGCCGCGCACCAAGAACCCGGACAGCGTGACCCTCCTCGAGGAAGACAAGGCCAGCGCCTATTTCACCGGCGGCCATCTCTACGCGACCGCCGGACGGACGGAGGCGCAGCTGTGA
- the puhB gene encoding photosynthetic complex putative assembly protein PuhB encodes MEDHDDFAFEPIPGLPDQLPAGEALLWQGSPDWRALARSAFHVRKVAVYFGIVLVWRFATTGDMPLAAQLSASAWIVLAALASLGILHGLAFLYARGTIYTLTTRRIVIRSGIALPVTFNLPLALVESAAVTHQGGSVGSIALTVAPPNRVAFLVLWPNARPWHVNKPQPMLRCLRDVEAVARVLTATLAAEAGPLSAWAPRRGHAASPPATRPADQSTGQSAGQSIAI; translated from the coding sequence ATGGAAGACCACGACGATTTCGCCTTCGAGCCCATACCGGGGCTGCCCGATCAGTTGCCGGCCGGAGAGGCGCTGCTGTGGCAGGGCAGCCCGGACTGGCGGGCACTGGCGCGGTCCGCCTTCCATGTCCGCAAGGTCGCGGTCTACTTCGGCATCGTCCTCGTCTGGCGCTTTGCCACGACCGGCGACATGCCACTGGCGGCGCAACTTTCGGCCAGCGCCTGGATCGTCCTTGCGGCCCTGGCGAGCCTTGGAATCCTCCACGGCCTCGCCTTTCTCTACGCCCGCGGCACGATCTACACCCTCACCACCCGGCGCATCGTCATCCGCTCGGGCATCGCGCTGCCGGTGACCTTCAACCTGCCGCTGGCGCTGGTCGAAAGCGCGGCGGTCACGCATCAGGGCGGCTCCGTCGGCAGTATCGCCCTCACCGTCGCCCCGCCGAACCGGGTGGCCTTTCTCGTGCTCTGGCCGAATGCCCGGCCCTGGCATGTCAACAAGCCGCAACCCATGCTCCGCTGTCTTCGGGACGTCGAGGCGGTGGCGCGGGTTCTGACGGCGACGCTTGCCGCCGAAGCCGGACCCCTCTCCGCCTGGGCGCCAAGACGCGGGCACGCCGCGTCCCCGCCGGCAACCCGGCCTGCCGACCAGTCGACAGGTCAGTCGGCCGGTCAGTCGATCGCGATCTAG